The Altererythrobacter sp. ZODW24 genome window below encodes:
- the murA gene encoding UDP-N-acetylglucosamine 1-carboxyvinyltransferase, with the protein MEKIIIRGGNRLSGTLPISGAKNSALTLIPCALLTEEPLTLRNLPRLADIDGFQHLMTQFGAGTSIAGNRPEEFGRVVTYNAQRLTSTVAPYDLVRKMRASILVLGPLLARAGEATVSLPGGCAIGNRPIDLHLKVLEAIGAEIELAEGYVRAHAPDGGLPGGDFEFPVVSVGATENALMAASLTNGTSRFGNSAREPEIVDLCNLLVAMGAEIEGIGTSDLIVHGVKRLNGATYKVMPDRIEAGSYACAAAITGGEVRLDGAKAEDMSATIHALRNAGVHVESDKHGIDVKADGKLKAVNLSTAPYPGLATDMQAQLMAMLCRAEGTSVLTETIFENRYMHVPELGRMGAHIETSGRTAIVHGVDEMNGAEVMATDLRASMSLVIAGLAAKGETQVHRLYHLDRGYERLEEKLAMVGADVERVGD; encoded by the coding sequence ATGGAAAAAATCATCATTCGCGGCGGTAATCGCCTTTCAGGCACTCTACCGATCAGTGGCGCAAAGAATTCGGCTCTCACGCTGATCCCATGCGCGCTTCTCACTGAAGAGCCACTGACGCTCCGCAACTTGCCCCGTCTAGCCGATATTGATGGCTTCCAGCATCTTATGACGCAGTTCGGTGCGGGCACTTCGATTGCCGGCAATCGGCCCGAAGAATTCGGGCGCGTTGTGACGTATAACGCACAGCGTCTGACCTCTACCGTCGCGCCTTATGACCTTGTCCGGAAGATGCGCGCCTCGATCCTCGTGCTTGGACCGTTGTTGGCGCGTGCAGGCGAGGCGACCGTATCGCTGCCAGGCGGTTGTGCCATCGGGAACCGGCCAATTGACCTGCATCTCAAAGTGCTTGAGGCCATTGGTGCCGAAATCGAATTAGCCGAAGGTTACGTCCGCGCCCATGCGCCTGATGGCGGCTTGCCCGGGGGTGATTTTGAATTTCCGGTGGTTTCCGTTGGTGCGACGGAAAACGCGCTGATGGCGGCGTCGCTAACCAATGGCACATCGCGCTTCGGCAATTCGGCGCGTGAGCCAGAGATTGTAGATCTGTGCAACTTGCTGGTCGCGATGGGCGCTGAAATCGAAGGCATCGGCACATCCGATCTGATTGTACACGGTGTGAAGCGTTTGAACGGTGCGACATATAAGGTGATGCCCGACCGGATCGAGGCAGGCTCCTATGCCTGTGCTGCGGCCATTACCGGCGGCGAAGTGCGTTTGGACGGAGCTAAGGCGGAAGACATGTCCGCCACGATCCATGCGCTGCGTAATGCCGGTGTCCACGTCGAGAGCGACAAGCACGGGATCGATGTGAAGGCCGATGGAAAGCTGAAGGCTGTGAATCTGTCGACGGCACCCTATCCCGGGCTCGCCACTGATATGCAGGCGCAGTTGATGGCAATGCTTTGCCGCGCCGAGGGTACCAGTGTGCTGACGGAAACGATCTTCGAAAACCGCTATATGCACGTCCCCGAACTTGGCCGAATGGGTGCACATATTGAAACGTCCGGACGCACTGCCATCGTGCACGGCGTGGATGAAATGAACGGTGCCGAAGTAATGGCAACCGATCTGCGCGCTTCTATGAGCCTGGTGATCGCTGGCCTCGCCGCCAAAGGCGAAACGCAAGTCCACCGCCTATATCACCTCGACCGAGGTTATGAGCGGCTGGAAGAAAAACTCGCGATGGTCGGCGCCGATGTGGAACGTGTCGGCGACTAG
- a CDS encoding ribbon-helix-helix domain-containing protein: MSAPYHPPVKRSVEIAGHKTSISLEPLFWDMLKQAADRKAVPLNALVAKIDAERIQSETPPGLASAVRIWLVANSVR, encoded by the coding sequence ATGAGCGCGCCCTATCACCCGCCTGTCAAACGCTCGGTAGAAATCGCCGGTCACAAGACGTCGATCAGCCTAGAGCCGTTGTTCTGGGACATGCTGAAACAAGCAGCAGACCGCAAAGCAGTGCCGCTCAATGCGCTCGTTGCAAAGATCGACGCAGAACGGATTCAGTCAGAAACCCCGCCGGGTCTCGCCAGTGCTGTCCGGATTTGGTTAGTCGCAAACTCGGTCAGGTGA
- the phbB gene encoding acetoacetyl-CoA reductase, which produces MARVAVVTGGTRGIGRAVCIALKEQGHMVVANYGGNENAARKFTEETGFAAYKFDVGDHQAVLDGCAEITSDVGDIDIVVNNAGITRDGTLNRMSFDDWNEVMRINLGGCFNMAKACYPGMRERGWGRIVNIGSINGQAGQYGQVNYAAAKSGIHGFTKALAQEGARSGVTVNAIAPGYIDTDMVAAVPDAVLEKIVAKIPVGRLGQASEIARGVAFLASEEGAFVTGSTMSINGGQHMY; this is translated from the coding sequence ATGGCAAGAGTGGCAGTTGTGACCGGTGGAACTCGCGGAATTGGTAGAGCAGTCTGCATCGCTCTCAAAGAACAAGGCCACATGGTCGTTGCCAATTATGGCGGCAATGAAAATGCCGCTAGGAAGTTCACCGAAGAAACCGGATTCGCTGCTTACAAATTTGATGTCGGCGACCATCAAGCGGTCCTTGATGGCTGCGCAGAAATCACGAGCGATGTTGGCGACATAGATATTGTCGTAAATAACGCCGGTATCACCCGCGATGGCACGCTCAACCGCATGAGCTTCGACGATTGGAACGAAGTCATGCGCATCAATCTTGGCGGCTGCTTCAACATGGCCAAGGCCTGCTATCCAGGCATGCGCGAACGCGGCTGGGGCCGGATCGTCAACATCGGTTCTATCAACGGGCAAGCTGGCCAGTATGGCCAAGTGAACTACGCCGCCGCGAAATCAGGCATCCACGGCTTTACCAAAGCGCTTGCACAAGAAGGCGCGCGCTCTGGTGTTACGGTCAATGCAATCGCGCCAGGTTACATCGACACTGATATGGTCGCCGCCGTGCCCGACGCCGTACTTGAGAAAATCGTCGCAAAGATCCCGGTCGGCCGGTTGGGTCAAGCCTCAGAGATCGCTCGCGGAGTAGCGTTCCTGGCTTCGGAAGAAGGCGCATTTGTCACCGGATCGACGATGAGTATCAATGGCGGGCAGCATATGTATTGA
- a CDS encoding DUF3576 domain-containing protein gives MATSKFSTFTAAKSARALLIGAALVGLSACGGGNARPQADMAASKVTTIGVNSYLWRASLDTVSFAPLLQTDSAGGVIVTDWYANPSNPGERVKMTITILDQDLRADALRVAASRQVAQGGAWVDAPVQAATVQKLEDIILTKARQLRRSAVSG, from the coding sequence ATGGCGACCAGCAAATTCTCGACCTTTACTGCAGCTAAGAGTGCACGCGCTTTGTTGATCGGCGCTGCGCTGGTCGGGCTTTCAGCTTGCGGCGGCGGTAATGCGCGACCCCAGGCTGACATGGCTGCATCCAAGGTCACCACGATTGGTGTGAACTCCTATCTCTGGCGCGCCTCACTCGATACCGTGTCTTTCGCTCCTCTGCTTCAGACGGATAGCGCGGGCGGTGTGATCGTGACCGATTGGTACGCTAATCCTAGCAATCCGGGTGAGCGGGTGAAGATGACCATCACCATTCTAGATCAGGATCTGCGCGCCGATGCACTGCGTGTTGCTGCCAGCCGTCAGGTTGCACAGGGCGGCGCATGGGTTGATGCTCCGGTTCAGGCTGCCACAGTGCAGAAGCTGGAAGACATCATCCTGACCAAGGCCCGCCAACTGCGGCGTTCTGCTGTTTCGGGTTGA
- the leuS gene encoding leucine--tRNA ligase, with translation MNDTKFDPSQADGRWQRAWDEAQCFAADSNSDKPKSFVLEMFPYPSGRIHIGHVRNYTMGDVLARYRRMRGHEVLHPMGWDAFGMPAENAAMEKGVHPGGWTRDNIANMKAQLKRLGFALDWSRELATCEPEYYGHEQALFADLYAAGLVYRKESTVNWDPVDQTVLANEQVIDGKGWRSGAEVEKRKLAQWFLKITDFADELLEGLGELKNWPDKVRLMQENWIGKSQGMQFHFKGGNFDEQIEVYTTRPDTIFGASFVAVAADHPIAQAAASTSSEAQAFIDLCKAGGTTAAELETAEKLGYDTGLKVVHPLDESIRLPVYIANFVLMDYGTGAVMGVPGHDQRDFEFATKYELPITRVVAKDTAEAKAPFAGEAEAGDGVIVNSQFLDGLDVESAIERVIDLAEKQGWGEGKTVWRLRDWGVSRQRYWGTPIPFIHCDACGVVPVPKDQLPVTLPEDVDFATPGNPLERHATWKHVDCPKCGAKAQRETDTLDTFVNSSWYFLRFASQPSDKPFDRDELAKWLPVEQYIGGIEHAILHLLYARFWTRALKHIGLIDVDEPFASLFTQGMVTHETYSRKEGDRAVFFSPNEITRESDKATLKADGSAVEIGRVIKMSKSKKNTVDPDEIVAKYGADAVRWFMLSDSPPERDLPWSEAGIEGCWRFVQRLWRLFEQYDAGVSGEDKDIDRAAAKTVKAVADDIEALSFNKAVARIYELTGAVEKAKPSASRSSAIRDILLLVSPMMPHLGEEAWSKMQPETDDDALVANAAWPEADESLLVDDEVTIAIQIKGKLRDTLTVAKGLPKDEVEALALASEKVQRSLDGAEIRKVIVVPDRLVNLVI, from the coding sequence ATGAATGACACGAAATTCGATCCGTCGCAGGCCGACGGGCGCTGGCAGCGCGCATGGGATGAAGCCCAGTGCTTCGCTGCTGACAGCAATAGCGACAAGCCCAAGAGCTTCGTGCTCGAGATGTTCCCCTATCCCAGCGGGCGCATCCACATCGGCCACGTCCGCAATTACACCATGGGTGATGTCCTAGCGCGCTATCGCCGGATGCGCGGGCATGAAGTGCTTCACCCGATGGGCTGGGATGCTTTCGGTATGCCTGCCGAGAATGCCGCAATGGAAAAAGGCGTGCATCCCGGCGGTTGGACACGCGACAATATCGCCAACATGAAAGCGCAACTGAAACGCCTTGGCTTTGCGCTCGATTGGAGCCGCGAGCTCGCGACCTGCGAGCCTGAATATTACGGTCACGAACAAGCGCTGTTTGCGGATCTCTACGCGGCGGGCCTCGTCTACCGCAAAGAAAGCACCGTCAATTGGGATCCCGTCGACCAAACAGTGCTGGCCAACGAACAAGTTATCGACGGCAAGGGCTGGCGCAGCGGCGCTGAGGTTGAGAAGCGCAAGCTTGCCCAGTGGTTCCTCAAGATCACCGACTTTGCCGACGAGCTCCTCGAAGGGCTCGGCGAACTGAAGAACTGGCCTGACAAGGTCCGGCTGATGCAGGAAAACTGGATCGGTAAGTCGCAGGGCATGCAGTTCCATTTCAAGGGTGGCAATTTCGACGAACAGATCGAAGTCTACACGACGCGTCCTGACACGATTTTTGGTGCTAGCTTCGTCGCGGTCGCGGCTGATCATCCGATTGCTCAGGCTGCGGCCAGCACATCGTCGGAAGCCCAGGCATTTATCGATCTGTGCAAGGCCGGCGGCACGACTGCCGCTGAGCTCGAGACAGCTGAAAAGCTTGGCTATGATACCGGGTTGAAAGTGGTCCATCCGCTGGACGAGAGCATCCGCTTGCCGGTTTACATCGCGAATTTCGTGCTGATGGATTATGGCACGGGTGCAGTGATGGGTGTGCCGGGCCATGACCAGCGCGACTTCGAATTTGCGACGAAGTACGAACTGCCGATCACGCGTGTCGTGGCGAAAGATACTGCGGAAGCGAAGGCACCTTTTGCCGGCGAGGCCGAGGCGGGTGACGGCGTTATCGTCAACTCGCAATTCCTCGATGGGCTGGACGTAGAATCCGCTATCGAACGGGTAATCGACCTTGCCGAAAAGCAGGGTTGGGGCGAAGGCAAGACGGTCTGGCGGCTGCGCGACTGGGGCGTTTCGCGTCAACGCTACTGGGGCACGCCGATACCTTTCATCCATTGCGATGCTTGCGGTGTGGTTCCTGTGCCGAAGGACCAGCTGCCGGTTACTTTGCCGGAGGATGTGGACTTCGCAACGCCGGGCAACCCGCTCGAGCGCCATGCGACGTGGAAGCATGTCGATTGCCCCAAATGCGGCGCGAAGGCTCAGCGCGAGACCGACACGCTCGACACATTTGTGAATAGCTCATGGTATTTTCTGCGCTTCGCCAGCCAGCCAAGCGACAAGCCTTTCGACCGCGACGAACTCGCCAAATGGTTGCCGGTTGAACAATATATCGGCGGCATCGAGCATGCGATCCTCCACTTGCTTTATGCGCGGTTTTGGACGCGGGCGTTGAAGCATATTGGCCTGATCGACGTGGATGAGCCGTTTGCCAGCCTGTTTACGCAAGGTATGGTCACGCATGAAACTTACAGCCGGAAAGAAGGCGACAGGGCAGTCTTCTTCTCGCCGAATGAGATCACGCGCGAATCCGATAAAGCGACATTGAAAGCAGACGGTAGTGCAGTCGAAATCGGCCGCGTCATCAAGATGTCCAAGTCGAAGAAGAACACCGTCGACCCGGATGAAATCGTGGCGAAGTACGGTGCGGATGCAGTTCGCTGGTTTATGCTCAGCGACAGTCCGCCTGAGCGTGATCTTCCGTGGTCAGAAGCGGGCATTGAAGGCTGCTGGCGTTTCGTCCAGCGGCTCTGGCGTCTGTTTGAACAGTATGATGCGGGCGTATCAGGCGAGGACAAGGACATTGACCGCGCCGCTGCCAAGACCGTCAAAGCTGTTGCTGACGATATCGAGGCACTGTCCTTCAACAAAGCAGTGGCCCGTATTTATGAACTGACCGGCGCGGTCGAAAAGGCCAAGCCGTCCGCCAGCCGCAGCTCCGCGATCCGCGACATTTTGCTGCTCGTCAGTCCGATGATGCCGCATTTGGGCGAAGAGGCCTGGAGTAAAATGCAGCCCGAAACCGATGACGATGCGTTGGTCGCAAATGCCGCATGGCCCGAGGCGGACGAGTCTCTGCTCGTCGATGATGAAGTCACCATAGCGATCCAGATCAAGGGCAAATTGCGCGATACGCTGACCGTGGCGAAAGGTCTGCCGAAGGATGAGGTCGAGGCGCTTGCGCTGGCTAGCGAGAAAGTGCAGCGTAGCTTGGACGGAGCAGAAATTCGCAAGGTGATTGTTGTGCCTGACCGGTTGGTAAATCTCGTAATATGA
- the lptE gene encoding LPS assembly lipoprotein LptE, with the protein MRFAPLVLVLAALSACNLQPMYAGGSNGAVARGLAEVEVPAIPGRGGWLVRNALNDRLSETGAAAVNPRYRLDVRLDDELEGLGLINDDTISRERRTLRARYQLVDVASGEILVDATAGSDAGIDVVSSEFATIAAEQKALENLAQQVADRIVTRLALELREDG; encoded by the coding sequence ATGCGTTTTGCGCCTCTTGTATTGGTGCTTGCCGCGCTATCAGCCTGCAATTTGCAGCCGATGTATGCAGGCGGCAGCAATGGCGCCGTGGCGCGCGGCCTTGCCGAAGTTGAAGTGCCTGCGATCCCCGGTCGCGGCGGCTGGCTGGTTCGCAATGCGCTGAATGATCGCCTCTCTGAAACCGGCGCGGCGGCGGTAAACCCGCGCTACCGACTCGACGTGAGGCTCGACGACGAGCTCGAGGGTCTTGGCCTGATCAACGACGATACAATCAGCCGCGAACGCCGGACTTTGCGCGCGCGCTATCAATTGGTTGACGTGGCCAGCGGCGAAATTCTTGTCGACGCAACCGCAGGATCGGACGCTGGTATCGACGTCGTGTCGAGCGAGTTTGCGACGATTGCCGCAGAGCAAAAGGCGCTCGAAAACCTCGCCCAGCAGGTCGCGGACCGGATCGTAACCCGGCTTGCTTTGGAGCTGCGTGAAGATGGTTGA
- the holA gene encoding DNA polymerase III subunit delta has protein sequence MKATQRDFNGTAQKAARQCKVFFFCGPDEAGASAAAAKIVELLDDPGERIELSGSNLRKDPVSLGDEARSSSLFGGNRHLYVRASGDEAHDALKNLVEGEGEACPVIVVATSATDKSRTAKLLIKRDDALVAMFWPPDLSSVSASVRTMADTAGLRLNGDIAERIARGAGLDVRLAQSEITKLALYLDASQQSPRNADAEALAAIGATTEEDGFMPLVNAVLSGETGKLASELKRMRDLSLNPVGVLLAFERRVAQLAQLSAKLGGGHDVDGLLNAEKQAHRVFWKDQRDLSNQLKRWRGEKLNRLTHRLMEMHRELLANSAAGELLLAQGLSQIARAAKGRR, from the coding sequence GTGAAGGCTACCCAACGCGACTTTAATGGAACCGCGCAGAAGGCTGCCCGCCAGTGCAAAGTCTTCTTCTTCTGCGGGCCCGATGAAGCAGGTGCATCAGCGGCGGCTGCCAAGATTGTCGAACTTCTCGATGATCCCGGCGAGCGGATCGAACTGTCTGGCTCCAATCTTCGCAAAGACCCTGTCTCGCTGGGGGACGAAGCGCGCTCCTCGTCGCTCTTCGGCGGTAACCGCCACCTTTATGTCCGTGCAAGCGGCGACGAGGCGCATGATGCGCTGAAGAATTTGGTTGAGGGGGAAGGTGAAGCCTGCCCGGTGATCGTAGTGGCGACCTCGGCGACGGACAAATCCCGCACAGCGAAGTTGCTGATCAAACGCGACGATGCGCTGGTGGCGATGTTCTGGCCGCCGGATCTTTCGTCGGTTTCCGCGTCGGTCCGAACGATGGCCGATACCGCTGGTCTGCGCCTCAATGGCGATATTGCGGAGCGGATTGCGCGTGGTGCTGGCCTAGACGTCAGGCTCGCGCAGAGCGAGATCACCAAACTGGCGCTCTACCTCGACGCCTCCCAGCAATCCCCCCGCAATGCTGATGCCGAGGCACTCGCTGCAATCGGCGCGACCACGGAGGAGGACGGTTTTATGCCGCTCGTCAACGCCGTGCTGTCTGGCGAGACCGGCAAGCTTGCAAGCGAACTCAAACGGATGCGCGACCTGTCGCTCAATCCAGTGGGGGTGCTTCTGGCCTTTGAACGCAGAGTGGCGCAGCTCGCGCAACTATCGGCCAAGCTGGGAGGAGGCCACGATGTCGACGGCCTGCTCAATGCCGAGAAACAAGCGCACCGCGTTTTCTGGAAGGACCAGCGCGACCTTTCGAACCAGCTAAAACGTTGGCGCGGCGAAAAATTGAACCGACTGACCCACCGGCTGATGGAAATGCACCGCGAGCTGCTCGCGAACAGCGCGGCGGGCGAATTACTGCTGGCTCAAGGGCTTTCACAAATCGCCCGAGCGGCGAAGGGGCGGCGGTAA
- a CDS encoding sugar transferase, giving the protein MNAPVQIESDVKQSVRALAPSLERRRLRLYLTMMAADIACILSAFFVAGGLYLGQWPEANAMIAAQLLVAIYATLGIYQAAYSIKALTEVKFAINRAMLALLVSSALLIFITFYTKSTNSFSRVIFTGALLLTACGIVALRLGLIWAVGKLWNGVVSNVMVIEAGGPEVELDNAIVLNAAKHGLVPDPDDPHSLDRLGRVFLNMDRVVVSCPDKDRPIWAFAMRSAGVKGELVSKVLTELRPMAISVDEKCVSLVVASGPLGLRARAFKRVFDVSVAGFALLLLWPVMLLAAIAIKLEDGGPILFVQRRLGRGNRFFNMLKLRSMTETGSDADGVVSASRDDQRITRIGRFLRRTSIDELPQLWNVVRGEMAVVGPRPHALGSQAGEKLFWEVDSAYWSRHALKPGLTGLAQVRGWRGATDMESDLKGRLDADLEYIANWTILRDFAILFGTVRVLIHDRAF; this is encoded by the coding sequence ATGAATGCACCGGTCCAGATCGAATCTGATGTGAAACAGAGCGTTAGGGCGCTTGCTCCCTCATTGGAGCGGCGCCGCTTGCGCCTGTATCTAACTATGATGGCTGCCGATATCGCTTGTATTCTTAGTGCCTTCTTTGTCGCTGGTGGTTTGTATCTCGGCCAGTGGCCTGAAGCTAATGCGATGATAGCGGCGCAGTTGCTTGTCGCTATCTATGCCACTCTGGGAATCTATCAGGCGGCCTATTCAATAAAGGCGCTGACCGAGGTAAAATTCGCTATCAACCGGGCAATGCTTGCGTTGCTAGTGTCTTCCGCTTTGCTGATATTCATCACCTTTTACACCAAATCGACCAATTCGTTTTCGCGCGTAATTTTCACCGGGGCGTTGCTGCTTACGGCCTGCGGAATTGTGGCGCTGCGCTTGGGTTTGATCTGGGCCGTTGGTAAGCTGTGGAATGGTGTCGTAAGCAATGTGATGGTGATTGAGGCTGGTGGCCCCGAGGTCGAACTTGATAATGCGATCGTCCTCAATGCCGCGAAGCATGGACTGGTGCCTGACCCCGATGACCCGCATAGCCTTGACCGGCTGGGCCGCGTCTTTCTGAATATGGACCGTGTGGTTGTCAGCTGTCCGGATAAGGACAGGCCGATTTGGGCCTTCGCCATGCGTTCGGCAGGCGTGAAGGGGGAGCTGGTGTCGAAGGTGCTGACAGAGCTACGCCCGATGGCCATCAGCGTGGATGAGAAGTGCGTCTCGCTGGTTGTTGCTTCCGGTCCCTTGGGGCTGCGCGCGCGAGCGTTCAAACGAGTGTTCGACGTTTCAGTCGCAGGTTTTGCGTTGCTCCTCTTGTGGCCGGTGATGCTCCTCGCAGCCATCGCGATTAAGCTGGAAGATGGCGGCCCGATTCTGTTTGTCCAGCGGCGTCTGGGCCGCGGAAACCGTTTCTTCAACATGCTCAAATTGCGCTCAATGACGGAAACTGGCTCTGATGCGGATGGTGTCGTTTCGGCCTCGCGGGATGATCAGCGCATTACTCGGATCGGCCGTTTTTTGCGCCGGACAAGTATTGATGAGCTACCCCAGCTTTGGAATGTTGTCCGGGGCGAGATGGCTGTCGTTGGACCCAGGCCTCATGCGCTTGGTTCGCAGGCGGGGGAGAAGCTGTTTTGGGAAGTGGATAGCGCCTATTGGAGTCGTCACGCTCTGAAGCCTGGATTGACCGGATTGGCTCAAGTGCGTGGCTGGCGCGGGGCAACCGACATGGAAAGCGACCTCAAAGGCCGCCTGGATGCTGATCTGGAATACATCGCCAATTGGACCATTTTGCGCGATTTCGCCATCTTGTTTGGGACCGTGCGTGTTCTGATCCATGATCGGGCGTTTTGA
- a CDS encoding O-antigen ligase family protein, translating to MIFEPSRSGGERPIPRTALFAAALVLALPLLQLVPLPPSVWQSLPGREPAQRALALVGAESEWRAWSLFPGRTLAGLMAVIPAAVMLLAVSRLDPAERRWIAPAIAVTAILSILLGAMQLAGGPGSALRFYSYSNPGFLNGFQANRNAQADILLIGLIAGIVSLASFKTSVRKHAYAVVAAAFVATFALAIVLTGSRAGIALLLPASITAAAIWFGWSRRLLVATGLLALIGAAGASFISGNGRLRMVAERFSFEGEVRQELWADAVFAIGQYWPFGAGVGSASPVLIAAERLEVVDATRPNRVHNDYLEIVLEGGIFAIAMACCLAALIIWKVVHRLRNTGRSLMLENYLAISTLVILALHSIVDYPLRSMSLAMLGAMAVGALLGREVCGPNGPGTLGNEE from the coding sequence ATGATCTTCGAGCCGTCAAGGTCTGGCGGCGAACGGCCAATTCCGCGCACCGCGTTGTTTGCTGCTGCCCTGGTGCTCGCTCTACCTCTCTTGCAGCTTGTTCCGCTACCTCCGTCTGTTTGGCAGTCCTTGCCTGGCCGGGAGCCTGCGCAAAGGGCGCTCGCACTGGTCGGAGCCGAGAGCGAATGGCGCGCCTGGTCACTTTTCCCGGGCCGAACACTGGCGGGATTGATGGCAGTGATACCAGCCGCCGTCATGTTGCTGGCTGTTAGCCGCCTTGATCCGGCAGAACGCCGCTGGATCGCGCCAGCCATAGCCGTCACCGCGATACTTTCGATCCTGCTCGGTGCCATGCAACTAGCTGGAGGACCTGGCAGCGCATTGCGGTTCTATAGCTATTCCAACCCGGGCTTCCTCAATGGTTTTCAAGCGAACCGGAACGCTCAGGCTGACATTCTGCTGATTGGATTGATCGCCGGTATTGTCTCGCTGGCTTCGTTTAAGACCAGTGTACGCAAGCACGCTTATGCGGTTGTGGCGGCGGCATTTGTCGCGACCTTTGCGCTCGCGATTGTTCTCACCGGATCGCGGGCAGGGATTGCTTTGCTATTGCCTGCTTCGATCACAGCAGCAGCAATTTGGTTCGGCTGGAGCCGCAGGCTGCTCGTGGCCACTGGCTTATTGGCACTGATCGGGGCCGCAGGGGCATCGTTCATCAGCGGTAATGGCAGGCTTCGTATGGTGGCCGAGCGCTTCTCATTCGAAGGCGAGGTCCGTCAGGAGTTATGGGCAGACGCTGTGTTTGCGATCGGCCAATACTGGCCTTTCGGCGCGGGGGTTGGCAGTGCAAGCCCTGTGCTAATCGCGGCTGAAAGGCTCGAGGTGGTCGATGCTACAAGGCCCAACCGGGTGCATAATGACTATCTCGAGATAGTTTTGGAGGGGGGCATATTCGCAATTGCAATGGCCTGTTGCCTTGCCGCGCTTATTATCTGGAAGGTGGTTCACCGATTGCGCAATACGGGCCGTTCGTTGATGCTGGAAAACTATCTGGCCATATCGACACTCGTGATACTCGCGCTTCATTCGATAGTGGACTATCCTTTGCGTTCGATGTCGCTGGCTATGCTTGGTGCGATGGCTGTCGGGGCATTGCTTGGACGTGAAGTGTGTGGGCCCAATGGCCCCGGCACATTGGGAAATGAAGAATGA
- a CDS encoding polysaccharide biosynthesis/export family protein — MIGKCAAMVVLGGALLLSACQSTADNPAIPTGQDAYSAIPIVAETEPGSLGALGPGDVLSIDVLREPELSTDRITVDPTGKIEMPLVGEVLVTGLTTGELNDLLTNRLGARYLRDPRIAVNLVERRAQTITVEGEVQKPGIFPVTGEISLLGALALAESPTELAKADEIFVFRKVDGAQMGARFDLRQLRSGLAPDPQILPGDVVVVGFSSQRSAFQDFLRATPLLNIFTVF; from the coding sequence ATGATCGGCAAATGTGCAGCGATGGTGGTTTTGGGAGGAGCGCTATTGCTGAGCGCATGCCAGTCGACCGCTGACAATCCCGCGATTCCGACCGGTCAGGACGCCTATTCTGCGATCCCGATTGTTGCTGAAACAGAACCGGGAAGTCTCGGTGCATTGGGTCCTGGCGATGTCCTTTCTATCGATGTGTTGCGGGAGCCGGAGCTGAGTACCGACCGGATAACCGTCGATCCCACCGGCAAGATAGAAATGCCGTTAGTTGGCGAAGTGCTAGTGACTGGCCTGACAACCGGCGAGCTCAATGATCTCCTGACCAACAGGCTGGGCGCGCGTTATTTGCGGGATCCTCGTATTGCGGTAAATCTGGTGGAACGCCGGGCCCAAACCATCACTGTAGAAGGCGAAGTACAAAAGCCCGGTATTTTTCCGGTCACTGGAGAGATCAGCCTGCTTGGCGCTCTCGCGCTGGCTGAAAGTCCTACAGAGCTTGCCAAGGCGGATGAAATTTTTGTGTTTCGTAAAGTGGATGGTGCGCAGATGGGCGCGCGCTTTGACCTGCGGCAGTTGCGCAGTGGGCTCGCTCCTGATCCGCAAATCCTCCCGGGCGATGTGGTTGTGGTTGGTTTCTCATCACAGCGTTCGGCATTTCAGGATTTCCTCCGGGCGACCCCGCTCTTGAACATTTTCACCGTTTTCTGA